The Caulifigura coniformis genome includes a region encoding these proteins:
- a CDS encoding efflux RND transporter periplasmic adaptor subunit translates to MRLSLGRVIGILGAIALLGGVVYGFMPRPIDVDFGDVAFGPLLVSVSEDGKTRIKEKYIVSMPFPGRIDRVLLDPGDEVTAGESTLITIQPSEPDPLNERLELEAEARLQASEAALKRAKATAEKAAAEKEWADTNFERIRKLHDQNAATIERRVDAELLQRSRAKDAEAAQFAVEIAEFEVAMAQAALVRAKPRQGRSTEDWMYQVASPVSGKVLRVFQESAATLATGTPVIEIGDPADLEMEIDVLSQDAVQIRPGAKVYVEHWGGDKVLIGTVRLVEPGGFTKISALGVEEQRVNVIADFSVPVSERVTLGDAYRVDARIALWESDRVLQVPSSALFRFGEEWCVFVVDKSARARRQVVQIGHRNAQGAEILGGLSEGNRVILHPGDNLKDGVLVSERPRP, encoded by the coding sequence ATGCGGCTTTCACTCGGTCGGGTCATCGGGATTCTTGGGGCGATCGCATTGCTCGGTGGCGTCGTCTACGGCTTTATGCCGCGCCCGATCGACGTCGACTTCGGCGATGTCGCCTTTGGACCGCTTCTGGTGTCCGTGAGTGAAGACGGGAAGACCCGGATCAAGGAAAAATACATCGTCTCCATGCCATTCCCCGGCCGCATCGACCGCGTCCTGCTCGACCCGGGCGACGAAGTCACAGCCGGCGAGTCGACTCTGATCACAATCCAGCCCAGCGAGCCGGACCCCCTGAACGAACGGCTGGAGTTGGAAGCGGAGGCCCGATTGCAGGCCTCCGAGGCGGCGCTGAAACGGGCGAAAGCCACCGCCGAGAAGGCCGCGGCCGAGAAGGAATGGGCCGACACGAACTTCGAGCGGATCCGCAAGCTGCATGATCAGAACGCGGCCACGATCGAACGCCGGGTCGACGCCGAACTGCTGCAGAGAAGCCGGGCCAAGGATGCCGAGGCGGCGCAGTTCGCGGTCGAGATTGCGGAATTCGAGGTCGCGATGGCGCAGGCCGCGCTGGTACGAGCCAAGCCACGGCAGGGGAGGTCCACCGAAGACTGGATGTACCAGGTGGCGTCGCCCGTTTCGGGAAAGGTTCTGCGGGTCTTCCAGGAAAGTGCCGCCACGCTGGCCACCGGGACGCCGGTCATCGAGATCGGCGATCCGGCCGACCTGGAAATGGAGATCGACGTTCTTTCGCAGGATGCCGTGCAGATTCGGCCGGGCGCGAAGGTCTACGTGGAGCACTGGGGCGGCGACAAAGTGCTCATCGGCACGGTTCGCCTGGTCGAGCCCGGCGGATTCACAAAGATCTCGGCGCTCGGGGTTGAGGAACAGCGGGTGAACGTGATTGCCGACTTCAGCGTTCCCGTGTCGGAACGGGTGACGCTGGGAGACGCGTACCGGGTCGATGCGCGGATCGCCCTGTGGGAATCGGACCGCGTGCTGCAGGTCCCGTCGAGCGCACTCTTCCGGTTCGGTGAGGAGTGGTGCGTCTTCGTGGTCGACAAGAGTGCACGGGCCCGCCGGCAGGTTGTCCAGATCGGCCATCGGAATGCCCAGGGGGCTGAGATCCT